One Lytechinus pictus isolate F3 Inbred chromosome 12, Lp3.0, whole genome shotgun sequence genomic region harbors:
- the LOC129273696 gene encoding uncharacterized protein LOC129273696: MNTKEKQCLQSVHDLILRDVRACDVQDYLFETSVLTLDDLTSLEEEKNPKKQLEMVLEWVNDRPDSFQHFSDALRDRHPYILQEMEKAQVSSFGRISSASQQPVCPTKNYEIIGDGNFVVAESENTRVHMKRRDVPTAGLAGPEPS, from the exons ATGAATACCAAAGAGAAGCAATGCTTGCAGTCTGTGCACGACCTGATATTGCGAGATGTACGTGCTTGTGATGTCCAAGACTACCTCTTTGAGACCAGTGTTTTAACTTTAGATGACCTGACTTCATTAGAAGAGGAGAAAAACCCAAAG AAACAACTTGAGATGGTACTTGAGTGGGTGAATGACAGACCTGATTCTTTTCAGCACTTCTCAGATGCTTTGCGAGACAGACATCCATATATCCTTCAAGAAATGGAAAAGGCACAAGTTTCATCTTTTG GCCGCATTTCTTCTGCTTCTCAGCAGCCTGTTTGTCCCACCAAAAACTATGAGATTATCGGTGATGGAAACTTTGTTGTTGCTGAGTCTGAAAATACAAGAGTTCACATGAAGAGAAGAGATGTTCCTACTGCAGGCCTTGCGGGACCGGAGCCAAGTTGA